In Zygosaccharomyces rouxii strain CBS732 chromosome F complete sequence, a single window of DNA contains:
- the ICS2 gene encoding Ics2p (conserved hypothetical protein): MNFNVPEEERYNLEKFRFPMRDERDHNIPESLRRLGLEPSTTRHRQLDIKNLRDQVPDDGSLFQELSRYRMVPVSNHRRQRHHSRGLQKTLSPRSKGDERKSVSPLRHLQPLPADSDYVYHSPSETIRNLNEQMERNFNGRYGSLVEFADNNQLDVEGKNFASCEEPKIDLEQGFEEALRATRIS, translated from the coding sequence ATGAACTTCAATGTACCTGAAGAAGAGCGGtacaatttggaaaaatttcgtTTCCCCATGAGGGACGAGAGGGATCACAACATTCCGGAATCTTTGAGAAGACTAGGTTTGGAACCTTCAACTACAAGACATCGTCAACTGGATATCAAGAACCTGAGGGATCAGGTACCAGACGATGGTTCACTTTTTCAAGAGTTGTCAAGGTACAGAATGGTTCCCGTTTCAAACCATCGCCGTCAACGTCACCATAGCAGAGGTTTACAGAAGACTCTTTCACCACGCAGCAAAGGCGATGAGAGAAAGAGCGTATCACCGCTACGGCATCTGCAACCTCTTCCCGCAGACAGTGATTATGTCTACCATTCACCAAGTGAAACTATACGTAACTTGAACGAACAGATGGAAAGGAATTTTAATGGCCGTTATGGATCATTGGTAGAATTTGCAGACAACAACCAACTTGATGTTGAGGGTAAAAATTTTGCTAGTTGTGAAGAGCCAAAAATCGATTTGGAACAAGGTTTTGAAGAGGCTCTGAGAGCAACTAGAATCAGTTAG
- the LEE1 gene encoding Lee1p (some similarities with uniprot|Q06701 Saccharomyces cerevisiae YPL054W LEE1 Protein of unknown function) → MGTPRRVHRRRHSRGYQPPSPTAAAIQQDSNTSNNNTHNTQHEESENAKNQSMFSPEQQKVIIEHLLITKNSAPQKNYSHVPCKFYRQGVCQAGQSCPFSHSLDAFAADQRPCEYFKRGNCKFGAKCVNAHVTSEGTDAKKPLKQFSPPSRITTNIPSATPSVPQGNPAIGTSMIPQQQTDLADVFEDEEYFLPNDFSDLLTPEELSHRRSRSSSSNSLKLDPISAASSLTSEPLFHHQRSLSGTSTTSSSSSFTSPLLHQQLAFFQSAQSTQVPLKSPYNYTYATRPLQFKSQHTWGSMPSSGPPSSSSSSSSYPFSFANDLAKFRIEEEDTPFLLDGLPSNTFSSF, encoded by the coding sequence ATGGGCACCCCCAGGAGAGTGCACAGAAGAAGACATAGTAGGGGTTACCAACCACCATCACCTACTGCTGCTGCGATACAACAAGACTCCAATActagtaataacaatacCCACAATACTCAACATGAAGAATCAGAAAACGCCAAAAACCAATCGATGTTTTCACCCGAGCAACAAAAAGTGATCATTGAACACTTACTTATTACCAAGAATTCCGCACCTCAGAAAAATTACAGCCATGTACCTTGTAAGTTTTACAGACAAGGTGTCTGTCAAGCAGGTCAATCGTGCCCATTTTCGCACTCGTTAGATGCATTTGCAGCTGATCAGCGACCTTGTGAGTATTTTAAAAGAGGCAATTGTAAGTTCGGTGCGAAATGCGTTAATGCTCATGTCACAAGTGAAGGCACTGATGCAAAGAAACCCCTGAAGCAGTTTTCACCCCCTTCCAGGATCACTACGAATATACCATCGGCAACCCCATCGGTGCCACAGGGAAATCCTGCAATAGGGACATCTATGATCCCTCAGCAACAAACCGATCTAGCAGATGTTTTTGAGGATGAAGAGTACTTTTTACCCAACGACTTTTCGGACCTACTCACGCCGGAAGAACTCTCTCACCGCAGATCACGTTCTTCAAGTAGTAACTCGTTGAAACTTGATCCTATTTCTGCGGCTTCAAGTTTAACAAGCGAACCATTGTTCCATCACCAGAGATCATTATCAGGCACTTCAActacttcatcatcatcttcattcacTTCACCCTTATTACATCAGCAACTGgctttttttcaatccGCACAGAGCACGCAGGTGCCTCTGAAGTCTCCCTACAACTATACCTATGCAACTCGTCCCCTGCAGTTTAAGAGTCAACACACTTGGGGATCCATGCCATCGTCCGGGCCAccgtcatcatcatcatcttcttcatcatacCCTTTTTCCTTTGCTAATgatttggcaaaatttAGGATAGAGGAAGAAGACACTCCCTTCCTACTAGATGGTTTACCAAGCAACACGTTTTCCAGCTTTTAG
- the AMN1 gene encoding Amn1p (similar to uniprot|P38285 Saccharomyces cerevisiae YBR158W AMN1 Involved in daughter cell separation and Chromosome STability Chromosome STability), which yields MKFASLSNGSFKRLRETPPVDLRPRKKSSPTPSDSESDNESNVNNKWRNSLDQVFKRRNTSNNLGRKRRWKNKGPFVRTAQNPPSPVNVTPGPTSVKNGPRWEDARIDSVIQLATISPFNEEKVTRHMADLTLVTPSSPTPPIALPPTVKPHPIFQMPEIVENILRFVSAYAEIPREKPYARRKPLSLEHAKLIYKDEKKAMEVWNNRSQIGAHNSNGDGNEMMGSVMYNCMMVNRLWFHVTLELLLEKFHFKDLTKFRRFLNVKNQMNTNKKLIKPKMMVLHKFHKLQQSELDELSRFLSCESLKWLEFYICPDVVPPVAWINQFNNLEKLVLPGNKKIDDKFLIQVSGHVNNLKVLDLRACDKVTDSGIIAMAIRCPQLQACNLGRHRNSSNITSLAVVALARNTDVETLGMAGCKITDAGLWELAQLRGSRIKRLSLNNCDLLTNHSIPTLLALNYFPNLAVLELRHVDQITEVKQLVKFKLWKRSQNIPVLIEGCERITRLMYDEENRIRKSHSLLAFEDMSTWVNTESEL from the coding sequence ATGAAGTTTGCATCTTTGAGTAATGGCTCCTTTAAAAGATTAAGAGAAACACCGCCGGTGGATCTCAGGCCTAGGAAGAAATCAAGTCCCACACCATCGGATTCCGAATCTGACAATGAAAGTAATGTGAATAACAAGTGGAGAAATTCATTAGATcaagttttcaaaaggCGAAATACTAGTAATAATCTGGGTCGTAAGCGACGTTGGAAGAATAAAGGTCCTTTTGTTCGAACCGCTCAAAATCCCCCATCGCCAGTTAATGTAACGCCTGGTCCAACATCAGTTAAAAATGGTCCTCGTTGGGAAGATGCTAGAATTGATTCCGTAATTCAATTAGCAACCATTTCACCCTTTAATGAGGAAAAAGTAACTAGACATATGGCGGATTTGACATTGGTAACACCGtcatcaccaacaccaCCGATTGCGCTCCCTCCAACAGTGAAGCCCCAtccaattttccaaatgccagaaattgttgaaaacaTTCTTAGATTTGTTAGCGCTTATGCAGAAATACCGAGAGAAAAACCTTACGCGAGACGTAAACCTTTGTCATTAGAGCATGCTAAATTAATTTACaaagatgagaagaaaGCCATGGAGGTTTGGAATAACAGGTCTCAGATAGGCGCTCACAACAGCAATGGAGACGGTAATGAAATGATGGGATCTGTTATGTATAACTGTATGATGGTTAATCGATTATGGTTTCATGTAACTTTGGAATTACTACtggaaaaattccattttAAGGATTTAACCAAATTTCGCCGTTTTTTAAACGTCAAAAACCAAATGAATACtaacaaaaaattgataaaaccCAAGATGATGGTTCTGCATAAATTTCATAAATTACAACAGTCTGAACTAGATGAATTATCGCGGTTCTTATCGTGTGAGAGTCTGAAATGGTTGGAATTTTACATCTGCCCCGATGTCGTTCCACCAGTAGCATGGATTAATCAGTTTAACAATctggaaaaattggtctTGCCAGGTAATAAGaaaattgatgataaaTTTCTGATACAGGTTTCCGGTCATGTTAACAATCTTAAAGTATTGGACCTGCGAGCTTGTGACAAAGTTACAGATTCTGGTATCATTGCGATGGCGATAAGATGTCCACAATTGCAGGCTTGTAATTTAGGACGTCATAGAAACAGTAGTAATATTACCAGTTTGGCAGTTGTCGCACTAGCAAGAAATACAGATGTTGAAACTTTAGGCATGGCAGGTTGTAAGATAACAGATGCAGGGCTTTGGGAGTTAGCACAATTAAGAGGCAGTCGAATCAAAAGATTATCATTAAACAATTGTGATCTGTTGACAAACCATTCCATTCCAACTCTATTAGCTCTTAACTATTTCCCTAATTTAGCTGTATTAGAATTGAGACATGTGGATCAAATAACAGAAGTGAAACAACTAGTCAAATTTAAGCTCTGGAAAAGATCTCAAAATATTCCTGTTTTGATAGAAGGTTGTGAAAGAATCACTAGACTGATGtacgatgaagaaaatcgCATAAGAAAGTCCCACTCGCTATTAGCATTCGAGGATATGTCCACTTGGGTCAATACCGAAAGTGAACTGTAG
- the LGE1 gene encoding Lge1p (some similarities with uniprot|Q6Q5I8 Saccharomyces cerevisiae YPL055C LGE1 Protein of unknown function null mutant forms abnormally large cells), producing the protein MSDSGNSSVNSSEHSGNSPGAGSRYSGGYSRGYSSKSYHRGGGGRYGNYKDNSYSSYHYRGDYYYGPSRYYSTRGGTRGGGPQYNHAYTGDYQNHNNGNYYGGRRSHDDGRRFGANPGGRYYNGRHSEPWGTSSEPSVPPSQYSGPYGSGNNTPVDYYRRNHSSVAAPTTVSATNTSSGSNTVNIPPVQQGNNTPTSFPSPHGISVATIKRRVDKDESPFYYLTDLDKSSDDPKELESIRQMFKESDRLDKQLEEHNFNLLKNELELGLLATQCEKDKLSVQLTQEKLDTFLMQS; encoded by the coding sequence ATGAGTGATAGTGGAAATAGCAGTGTCAACAGTTCCGAACACAGTGGTAATAGTCCCGGTGCTGGTAGCCGGTATAGCGGCGGATACAGTAGAGGATATTCGTCCAAGAGTTATCACAGAggaggtggtggtagatATGGAAACTATAAAGACAACTCATATTCCTCTTACCACTATAGAGGAGACTACTACTACGGTCCTTCGAGATACTATTCTACTAGAGGTGGAACCAGAGGCGGAGGACCTCAATATAATCATGCCTACACGGGGGACTACCAGAACCACAACAATGGTAATTACTACGGTGGTCGTAGGAGCCATGATGATGGTAGGAGGTTTGGTGCGAATCCTGGTGGTCGATACTACAACGGCAGACACTCTGAACCTTGGGGAACATCATCAGAGCCTTCGGTGCCGCCTTCGCAGTATAGTGGACCATAtggtagtggtaataataCACCAGTGGATTATTACCGTCGTAATCACAGCTCAGTAGCTGCTCCTACGACAGTTTCCGCTACGAATACTAGCAGTGGTAGTAACACTGTCAATATACCACCTGTACAACAAGGGAACAACACACCAACATCTTTTCCATCTCCTCACGGTATATCAGTAGCTACTATCAAGAGGAGAGTCGATAAAGATGAGTCTCCATTTTACTATTTGACAGATTTAGATAAATCCTCTGATGATCCCAAAGAACTGGAATCTATACGACAGATGTTCAAGGAAAGTGATAGACTGGACAAACAGCTTGAAGAACACAACTTTAATTTACTTAAGAATGAGTTAGAATTAGGACTGTTGGCTACGCAGTGTGAGAAAGATAAATTAAGTGTTCAATTAACGCAAGAAAAACTGGATACGTTTTTAATGCAAAGTTGA
- the IFA38 gene encoding ketoreductase (similar to uniprot|P38286 Saccharomyces cerevisiae YBR159W microsomal beta-keto-reductase), whose protein sequence is MLFVDELQAVGANCKCANYFLWTAFGFGIIKLTTFVLRFLSLIFDIFLLPSTDYSKYGAGKGSYCVITGASDGIGKEFARQMAAKKFNLLLVSRTLSKLEALQEELQKEFGVTVKTLAFDVSLDQNSNYLSLQKICDELPVTVLINNVGQSHSIPVPFLETEEKELRDIITINNTATLLITQSVASSIVRQASKGHTKGLILTMGSFGGLIPTPLLATYSGSKSFLQNWSNALAGELKPANVDVEIVLSYLVTSAMSKIKRSSAMIPSPKNFVRSTLSSVGHRSGAQERFASLTPYWSHALYHFVIEETLGVYSKMVNSINYGFHNSIRQRAIRKAQRLAKSQ, encoded by the coding sequence ATGTTGTTTGTTGACGAATTGCAAGCTGTCGGCGCCAACTGTAAATGTGCCAACTATTTCCTATGGACTGCATTTGGCTTTGGTATTATTAAATTGACTACATTTGTTTTAAGGTTTTTGTCCTTGATATTTGATATATTCCTATTACCTTCAACGGATTACTCCAAATATGGTGCCGGTAAAGGTTCATACTGTGTGATTACAGGTGCCAGTGATGGTAttggtaaagaatttgcaCGTCAAATGGCCGCTAAAAAATTCAACCTTTTGTTGGTCTCTAGAACTTTGAGTAAATTGGAAGCCTTACAAGAGGAATTgcaaaaagaatttggtgtCACCGTCAAAACTTTGGCATTTGACGTTTCACTTGATCAAAATTCTAACTATCTGTCCCTGCAAAAAATCTGTGATGAATTACCAGTGACGGTTTTGATCAATAACGTTGGACAATCACACTCTATTCCAGTTCCATTTTTGGAgacagaagaaaaagaattgagagatatcattaccattaaCAATACCGCAACCCTTTTGATTACGCAAAGTGTGGCTTCAAGCATTGTTCGTCAAGCATCAAAGGGTCATACAAAGGGATTAATCTTGACCATGGGATCCTTTGGTGGATTGATCCCTACACCATTGTTGGCAACTTACAGTGGATCCAAGTCTTTCTTACAGAACTGGTCAAATGCCTTAGCCGGTGAATTGAAACCTGCCAACGTGGATGTTGAAATTGTCCTTTCCTATTTGGTCACCAGCGCTATGTCAAAGATCAAACGTAGCTCTGCAATGATTCCTAGCCCCAAGAATTTCGTCAGATCAACCCTCTCTAGTGTTGGCCATCGTTCTGGGGCTCAGGAAAGATTTGCTAGTTTAACTCCGTACTGGTCACATGCTCTATACCATTTCGTTATTGAGGAAACACTCGGTGTCTATTCTAAGATGGTTAACTCCATCAACTACGGATTCCACAACTCAATTCGTCAAAGGGCCATTCGCAAGGCTCAAAGACTAGCTAAATCTCAGTAG
- the CDC28 gene encoding cyclin-dependent serine/threonine-protein kinase CDC28 (highly similar to uniprot|P00546 Saccharomyces cerevisiae YBR160W CDC28 Catalytic subunit of the main cell cycle cyclin-dependent kinase (CDK) alternately associates with G1 cyclins (CLNs) and G2/M cyclins (CLBs) which direct the CDK to specific substrates), protein MSGELVNYKRLEKVGEGTYGVVYKALDLRHSQRIVALKKIRLESEDEGVPSTAIREISLLKELKDDNIVRLYDIVHSDAHKLYLVFEFLDLDLKRYMEAIPKDQPLGTKIVQKFMMQLCKGIAYCHAHRILHRDLKPQNLLINRDGNLKLGDFGLARAFGVPLRAYTHEIVTLWYRAPEVLLGGKQYSTGVDIWSIGCIFAEMCNRKPIFSGDSEIDQIFKIFRVLGTPNENVWPDIVYLPDFKPSFPKWHRKELSKVVPSLDARGIALLSSLLSYDPINRISAKRAAMHPYFEAMV, encoded by the coding sequence ATGAGTGGTGAGCTGGTCAATTATAAAAGATTAGAAAAAGTTGGTGAAGGTACTTATGGTGTTGTCTACAAAGCCTTAGATCTACGCCATAGTCAGAGAATAGTCGCACTTAAAAAGATACGGTTGgaaagtgaagatgaaggtgTCCCATCAACTGCAATCAGAGAAATTTCACTCCTAAAGGAGTTGAAAGACGACAATATCGTCAGGCTTTACGATATCGTTCATTCCGACGCTCACAAGTTATACTTGGTTTTCGAATTTTTGGATCTTGATCTGAAGAGATATATGGAAGCAATCCCCAAGGATCAGCCATTGGGAACCAAGATTGTTCAGAAGTTTATGATGCAACTCTGTAAAGGTATTGCATACTGTCACGCTCACAGAATTCTACACAGAGATTTAAAACCCCAAAATTTACTGATCAATAGGGATGGAAACCTAAAACTAGGTGATTTCGGTCTGGCAAGAGCATTCGGTGTCCCACTAAGAGCTTACACGCATGAAATTGTAACCCTGTGGTACAGAGCACCCGAGGTCTTACTAGGTGGTAAACAGTATAGTACGGGTGTTGACATTTGGTCGATTGGGTGTATATTTGCAGAAATGTGCAATAGAAAGCCAATCTTTAGTGGTGATagtgaaattgatcaaattttcaaaatcttcagGGTTTTAGGTACACCGAATGAGAACGTTTGGCCTGACATTGTCTATCTGCCTGATTTCAAGCCAAGTTTCCCCAAATGGCATCGTAAGGAATTATCAAAGGTTGTCCCATCATTAGATGCCAGAGGTATTGCTTTACTGTCTTCACTATTAAGTTACGATCCAATCAATCGTATTAGCGCTAAAAGAGCCGCCATGCATCCGTATTTTGAAGCTATGGTATAA
- a CDS encoding mannosylinositol phosphorylceramide synthase catalytic subunit CSH1 (similar to uniprot|P33300 Saccharomyces cerevisiae YPL057C SUR1 Probable catalytic subunit of a mannosylinositol phosphorylceramide) — protein MRKELKYMIYGNVLVLITILYITFDLLTLAIDDTLKDALLDVDLNPPPGTPEKAQLIPKIIHQTYKTDEIPGHWKEGRQRCLDLHPDYEYILWTDEMADKFIEDEYPWFLETFRNYRYPIERADAIRYFILSHFGGVYIDLDDGCERKLDPLLTVPAFARKTSPTGISNDVMGSVPHHPFFIKLMHSLKKYDRNWIIPYVTIMSSTGPLFVSMVWQQYKRWGVPKNGDVRVLQPADYKMHEHSFFSISKGSSWHLDDAKFVKSLLNHILACVVVGFVFAFFVLYTEYCLYCWLCSTTGNKKAVNWRPWSWWKHEGVEEEKLRQKRLRKDSNVPFVLPQVEKGFDGETV, from the coding sequence ATGCGTAAAGAGCTCAAATATATGATTTACGGTAATGTACTAGTGTTAATTACCATACTGTATATCACCTTTGACCTGCTAACATTGGCAATTGACGacactttgaaagatgcaTTATTGGATGTTGATTTGAATCCACCACCCGGTACACCAGAGAAAGCACAGTTGATTCCCAAAATTATCCATCAGACTTATAAAACGGATGAAATTCCTGGACATTGGAAGGAGGGACGTCAAAGATGTTTGGACTTACATCCTGATTACGAGTACATTCTTTGGACAGATGAGATGGCGGACAAATTTATTGAGGACGAATACCCATGGTTTTTAGAAACATTCCGCAATTACCGTTATCCGATTGAACGTGCAGATGCAATTAGGTATTTTATTCTTTCACATTTCGGTGGTGTTTATATTGACTTAGACGATGGATGCGAGAGAAAATTAGATCCTCTATTAACGGTACCTGCGTTTGCGAGAAAGACGTCACCTACTGGTATTTCCAACGACGTTATGGGATCAGTGCCACATCATCCATTTTTCATAAAATTGATGcattcattgaaaaaatatgacCGTAACTGGATTATACCGTACGTTACCATTATGTCTTCGACAGGACCACTATTTGTTAGTATGGTTTGGCAACAGTATAAAAGATGGGGAGTACCAAAAAATGGGGATGTTAGGGTTTTACAACCCGCGGACTACAAGATGCATGAGcattcatttttttccatttcgAAGGGATCATCATGGCATCTAGATGATGCAAAATTTGTTAAAAGCTTGCTGAACCATATCCTTGCATGTGTTGTAGTAGGGTTTGTGTTTGcattttttgttctttacACGGAATACTGTCTTTACTGCTGGTTGTGCTCTACGACTGGTAACAAGAAAGCTGTAAATTGGCGTCCATGGTCATGGTGGAAACATGAAGGCGTAGAGGAAGAGAAATTGAGACAGAAGAGGTTGAGAAAGGATTCAAACGTTCCATTTGTTTTGCCTCAGGTTGAAAAGGGGTTTGACGGGGAAACGGTATGA
- the TOS1 gene encoding Tos1p (weakly similar to uniprot|P38288 Saccharomyces cerevisiae YBR162C TOS1 Target of SBF): MLFQKSLTAAAALAAFCTSFTEAGSTGGIKYTGVGFSGSYKDVISMDDSSCSCQQEDHSFSGTFAPLDEELSVHFRGPVKLLQFGVYYPAGSPQKKRDLSAVEDGDCTETVAKHKHRRDVAVEYKEVTSTLVVPYSGEAQPTGGAPASGSGSAHAVVSTVLATAPASGSSSPSGSASVDATGAFASPAPGVGAFASVASSGSSAATSGSSSAAPSSGSSAPASSSSSSSSSASAPASSSSSAPSSSSSGSSSGGSGSWSRSAYYTPGSADGCVFMNHQGGSGSGVWDMCFGNSISFAGEDGKSAASSATALGEVTFNSDEEFMIFSDESCSGNDCGYYREGIPAYHGFGGSDKIFVFEFTMPTDSTSGFNSDMPAIWLLNAKIPRTLQYGNQECSCWKTGCGELDLFEVLSSGSDQLISHLHDGQGSGTDSNAGGGGPTDYFTRPTETSLKAAVIFNSNANTIQLVQVDDDFGSSLDSSTVNGWLNKAASKAILM; encoded by the coding sequence ATGTTGTTCCAAAAATCATTAACGGCAGCTGCCGCATTAGCTGCATTTTGTACTTCATTTACTGAAGCCGGTTCCACCGGTGGTATTAAATATACCGGTGTGGGCTTTTCAGGTTCCTACAAGGACGTTATCTCTATGGATGATTCTAGTTGTTCATGTCAACAGGAAGACCATTCATTTTCTGGTACTTTTGCACCattggatgaagaattatCTGTTCATTTCAGAGGTCCAGTTAAGTTGTTGCAATTCGGTGTTTACTACCCAGCAGGCTCACctcaaaagaagagagaTCTAAGTGCTGTCGAAGACGGAGACTGCACAGAAACTGTCGCTAAACACAAGCACAGAAGAGATGTCGCCGTTGAATATAAAGAAGTCACTTCAACTCTTGTCGTCCCATACAGCGGCGAAGCTCAACCAACCGGTGGTGCACCAGCATCTGGTTCAGGCTCTGCTCACGCTGTTGTCAGCACCGTCTTGGCAACTGCTCCTGCTTCTGGATCTTCCTCTCCTTCTGGCAGTGCCTCCGTTGACGCTACCGGCGCCTTCGCAAGTCCCGCACCTGGCGTTGGTGCTTTCGCTTCCGTAGCATCAAGTGGTTCTTCTGCTGCTACTTCTGGATCTTCATCTGCTGCTCCATCCTCTGGTAGTTCCGCTCCTGCTTCATCCTCTAGCTCCAGCTCTAGCTCTGCTTCTGCTCCTGCTTCAAGCTCTTCCAGCGCACCTTCAAGCTCGAGCTCTGGTAGCTCTTCCGGCGGATCTGGTTCTTGGTCTCGTTCCGCCTACTATACCCCAGGTAGCGCAGATGGTTGTGTTTTCATGAACCACCAAGGTGGTTCTGGTTCTGGTGTTTGGGACATGTGTTTCGGTAACTCCATTTCATTTGCTGGTGAAGACGGTAAGAGTGCAGCATCCTCTGCAACTGCTCTTGGTGAAGTTACATTCAACTCTGACGAAGAATTCATGATCTTTTCAGATGAATCATGTAGCGGTAACGATTGTGGCTACTACAGAGAGGGTATTCCTGCTTACCACGGATTTGGTGGTAGTGATAAAATCTTTGTATTCGAATTCACCATGCCAACTGATTCTACTTCCGGTTTTAACAGTGATATGCCAGCAATTTGGTTATTAAACGCAAAGATTCCACGTACTTTGCAATACGGTAACCAGGAATGTTCTTGCTGGAAGACCGGTTGTGGTGAATTAGATTTGTTTGAAGTTCTCAGCTCCGGTTCTGACCAGTTGATCTCTCACTTGCACGACGGCCAAGGTAGTGGTACCGATTCTAACGccggtggtggtggtccaACTGATTATTTCACTAGACCAACTGAGACCTCTTTGAAGGCCGCTGTTATCTTCAATAGCAACGCTAACACCattcaattggttcaagTTGATGACGATTTCGGCTCCAGTCTAGACAGCTCTACAGTCAACGGTTGGTTAAACAAGGCTGCTTCCAAGGCAATCTTGAtgtaa